A genomic stretch from Microtus pennsylvanicus isolate mMicPen1 chromosome 11, mMicPen1.hap1, whole genome shotgun sequence includes:
- the C11H16orf90 gene encoding uncharacterized protein C16orf90 homolog isoform X1, which produces MTGTKVRYPLQNSRTAPGRISYGVSWAPGRPSHPDTPPNIYEGGLGAQQQQGPGAQASKPKNFRLRHLRSLALYLPGHMQPAGQCGSHWLGRLMAGGSLPRPEGSAWPLSLPQGTLGPGNSHCSTFLEAQLPRDSLGNTASSSSMDPAKGVPSQSGPPEGLGLRPKRSWRALEETMCPLCKRTRSGALERT; this is translated from the exons ATGACAGGAACGAAGGTACGCTACCCTCTGCAGAATTCGAGAACTGCACCCGGAAGGATTTCGT aTGGAGTGAGCTGGGCCCCAGGACGCCCCAGCCACCCTGACACACCACCCAACATCTACGAGGGAGGGCTGGGggcccagcagcagcagggccCTGGGGCCCAGGCAAGCAAGCCCAAGAACTTCCGACTGCGTCACCTCCGGAGCTTGGCTCTCTACCTGCCAGGCCACATGCAGCCTGCTGGGCAATGTGGAAGCCACTGGCTAGGCCGGCTCATGGCTGGGGGCAGCCTGCCACGGCCTGAAGGCTCGGCCTGGCCCCTGTCTCTGCCACAGGGGACCCTGGGTCCAGGTAACAGCCATTGCTCAACCTTTCTAGAAGCCCAACTGCCCAGGGACAGCCTGGGAAATACAG cTTCCAGTTCCAGCATGGACCCAGCCAAGGGTGTCCCCTCCCAGTCTGGTCCCCCTGAGGGATTGGGACTCAGGCCCAAGAGGTCCTGGAGAGCCTTGGAGGAGACCATGTGTCCCTTGTGCAAGAGAACCCGCTCTGGGGCCTTGGAGAGGACATAA
- the C11H16orf90 gene encoding uncharacterized protein C16orf90 homolog isoform X2: MNNWTRVTRNHLFSAIQISPDGVSWAPGRPSHPDTPPNIYEGGLGAQQQQGPGAQASKPKNFRLRHLRSLALYLPGHMQPAGQCGSHWLGRLMAGGSLPRPEGSAWPLSLPQGTLGPGNSHCSTFLEAQLPRDSLGNTASSSSMDPAKGVPSQSGPPEGLGLRPKRSWRALEETMCPLCKRTRSGALERT, encoded by the exons ATGAACAACTGGACAAGGGTCACCCGGAACCACCTTTTCAGTGCGATTCAGATCTCTCCAG aTGGAGTGAGCTGGGCCCCAGGACGCCCCAGCCACCCTGACACACCACCCAACATCTACGAGGGAGGGCTGGGggcccagcagcagcagggccCTGGGGCCCAGGCAAGCAAGCCCAAGAACTTCCGACTGCGTCACCTCCGGAGCTTGGCTCTCTACCTGCCAGGCCACATGCAGCCTGCTGGGCAATGTGGAAGCCACTGGCTAGGCCGGCTCATGGCTGGGGGCAGCCTGCCACGGCCTGAAGGCTCGGCCTGGCCCCTGTCTCTGCCACAGGGGACCCTGGGTCCAGGTAACAGCCATTGCTCAACCTTTCTAGAAGCCCAACTGCCCAGGGACAGCCTGGGAAATACAG cTTCCAGTTCCAGCATGGACCCAGCCAAGGGTGTCCCCTCCCAGTCTGGTCCCCCTGAGGGATTGGGACTCAGGCCCAAGAGGTCCTGGAGAGCCTTGGAGGAGACCATGTGTCCCTTGTGCAAGAGAACCCGCTCTGGGGCCTTGGAGAGGACATAA